The following coding sequences are from one Macaca nemestrina isolate mMacNem1 chromosome 1, mMacNem.hap1, whole genome shotgun sequence window:
- the C1H1orf202 gene encoding uncharacterized protein C1orf202 homolog, whose translation MAAPRLGGPRRGGAQHELLEEAARLKRGPAPRGEPEAVGRRVVAGDGGSCSGCWCWRRLFRSPRRKKLRQAHARSGKAGPERGLWGPSSLQRLLQRLATWRRRYLRCKERPDRLEEIPLLVLDRAQGAHEAAARPQSSAPGRPEQAAPARQPRRRAATRSRPPFAPPVHAQHCFFFLVNRSNK comes from the coding sequence ATGGCGGCCCCCCGGCTTGGTGGCCCCCGGCGCGGCGGCGCGCAGCATGAGCTGCTGGAGGAGGCTGCGCGCCTGAAGCGGGGCCCCGCTCCGCGCGGGGAGCCGGAGGCGGTCGGGCGGCGCGTGGTGGCCGGCGACGGCGGCTCCTGCTCGGGCTGCTGGTGCTGGCGGCGGCTGTTCCGCAGCCCGCGCAGGAAGAAGCTCAGGCAAGCTCACGCGCGCTCAGGCAAGGCGGGCCCGGAGCGCGGCCTGTGGGGCCCCTCGAGCCTGCAGAGGCTGCTCCAGAGGCTGGCGACGTGGAGGCGGCGCTACCTGCGGTGCAAGGAGCGGCCGGACCGGCTGGAGGAGATCCCGCTGCTGGTGCTGGACCGCGCGCAGGGCGCCCACGAGGCCGCGGCCCGACCCCAGAGCAGCGCCCCCGGGCGGCCGGAGCAGGCCGCTCCCGCCCGCCAGCCCCGCCGCCGGGCAGCCACGAGGAGCCGGCCCCCCTTTGCGCCCCCTGTGCACGCTCagcattgtttttttttcctggtcaaCAGAAGCAATAAATGA